A window of Amycolatopsis australiensis contains these coding sequences:
- the fgd gene encoding glucose-6-phosphate dehydrogenase (coenzyme-F420), which translates to MALKVGYKASAEQFGPRELVEYAVRAEEVGLDSVWVSDHFLPWRHEGGHAPFALAWMPAVAERTKRVQIGTSVLTPTFRYNPAVIAQAFATMSLLSNGRVILGVGTGEALNEIAVSGREWPEFKERFARLRESIKLMRELWTSDDVNFDGDYYKLVNAKIYDRPEQPVPVYVAAGGPVVAKYAGRSGDGFICTSGKGMDLYTEKLIPAVKEGAEAASRDAEGIDRTIEIKMSYDRDPEQALENTRFWAPLSLSAEQKHSVSSAEEMERLADELPIEQVAKRWIVASDPDEAVAQIKPYLDAGLNHLVFHGPGHDQERFLTQFSEDVLPKLRALA; encoded by the coding sequence GTGGCGCTGAAGGTCGGTTACAAGGCGTCCGCGGAGCAGTTCGGGCCGCGGGAGCTGGTGGAGTACGCCGTGCGCGCCGAAGAGGTGGGTCTCGACTCGGTGTGGGTGTCCGACCACTTCCTGCCCTGGCGGCACGAGGGCGGGCACGCGCCGTTCGCGCTGGCCTGGATGCCGGCGGTGGCCGAGCGCACGAAGCGGGTGCAGATCGGCACGAGCGTGCTGACCCCGACGTTCCGGTACAACCCGGCGGTGATCGCGCAGGCGTTCGCGACGATGTCGCTGCTGTCGAACGGCCGAGTGATCCTGGGGGTGGGTACCGGCGAGGCGCTCAACGAGATCGCGGTGTCGGGGCGGGAGTGGCCGGAGTTCAAGGAGCGCTTCGCCCGGCTGCGTGAGTCGATCAAGCTGATGCGCGAACTGTGGACCAGCGACGACGTCAACTTCGATGGCGACTACTACAAGCTGGTCAACGCGAAGATCTACGACCGGCCGGAGCAGCCGGTGCCGGTGTACGTCGCGGCGGGTGGCCCGGTGGTCGCGAAGTACGCGGGCCGCTCGGGCGACGGGTTCATCTGCACCTCGGGCAAGGGCATGGACCTCTACACCGAGAAGCTGATCCCGGCGGTGAAGGAAGGCGCGGAGGCGGCGTCGCGGGACGCCGAGGGCATCGACCGGACGATCGAGATCAAGATGTCCTACGACCGCGACCCGGAGCAGGCGCTGGAAAACACCCGGTTCTGGGCGCCGCTGTCGCTGTCGGCGGAGCAGAAGCACAGCGTCTCCTCGGCCGAGGAGATGGAGCGGCTGGCCGACGAGCTGCCGATCGAGCAGGTCGCCAAGCGCTGGATCGTGGCGTCCGACCCCGACGAGGCGGTGGCGCAGATCAAGCCGTACCTGGACGCGGGCCTCAACCACCTCGTCTTCCACGGCCCGGGCCACGACCAGGAACGCTTCCTGACCCAGTTCTCCGAGGACGTGCTGCCGAAGCTGCGCGCCCTGGCGTGA
- a CDS encoding NAD(P)H-dependent flavin oxidoreductase, whose product MKTALTRLTGVEHPVVQTGMGWVAGPRLVSATAEAGGLGILASATMTFGELEAAIAEVKQRTAKPFGVNLRADAGDAGDRVDLLIREGVKVASFALAPRKEMIAKLRDHGVVVIPSVGAARHAEKVAAWGADAVIVQGGEGGGHTGGVATTLLLPSVLDAVGIPVVAAGGFFDGRGLAAALAYGAAGVAMGTRFLLSKESTVPADVKRLYLEQGLTGTVVTRRVDGLPHRVLRTDLVEKLERTGRVRGLAQAARNALRFRNITGLSPVAMVKEGLAMKHGNALTWSQVVMAANTPMLLRAGLVDGRTDAGVLASGQVVGMIHDLPTVAEIVAGTVAEAGEILRRLGRETGG is encoded by the coding sequence GTGAAGACGGCGCTGACCCGGCTCACCGGCGTCGAGCACCCGGTCGTGCAGACCGGGATGGGCTGGGTCGCCGGCCCGCGGCTCGTCTCGGCGACCGCCGAAGCGGGCGGTCTCGGCATCCTGGCCTCGGCGACCATGACGTTCGGCGAGCTGGAAGCGGCGATCGCCGAGGTGAAGCAGCGGACCGCCAAGCCGTTCGGGGTGAACCTCCGCGCCGACGCGGGCGACGCCGGCGACCGCGTCGACCTGCTGATCCGCGAGGGCGTCAAGGTGGCGTCCTTCGCGCTCGCGCCGCGCAAGGAGATGATCGCGAAGCTGCGCGACCACGGGGTCGTCGTGATCCCGTCGGTCGGTGCCGCGCGGCACGCCGAGAAGGTCGCGGCCTGGGGCGCGGACGCCGTCATCGTCCAAGGCGGCGAAGGCGGCGGGCACACCGGGGGCGTGGCGACCACGCTGCTGCTGCCCTCGGTGCTGGACGCCGTCGGCATCCCGGTCGTCGCCGCCGGCGGGTTCTTCGACGGCCGCGGGCTCGCCGCCGCCCTCGCCTACGGCGCGGCGGGGGTCGCGATGGGCACCCGGTTCCTGCTCAGCAAGGAGAGCACGGTCCCCGCCGACGTCAAGCGCCTCTACCTCGAGCAGGGCCTCACCGGGACCGTCGTCACCCGGCGCGTCGACGGCCTGCCGCACCGGGTCCTGCGCACCGACCTCGTCGAGAAGCTCGAACGGACCGGCCGGGTCCGCGGTCTCGCGCAGGCCGCCCGCAACGCGCTGCGCTTCCGGAATATCACCGGGCTGTCCCCGGTTGCGATGGTCAAGGAAGGCCTCGCGATGAAGCACGGCAATGCCCTGACGTGGAGCCAGGTGGTCATGGCGGCCAACACCCCGATGCTGTTGCGCGCCGGGCTGGTCGACGGCCGCACGGACGCGGGAGTGCTAGCGTCGGGGCAGGTGGTGGGCATGATCCACGACCTGCCCACGGTGGCCGAGATCGTCGCGGGCACGGTGGCCGAGGCGGGTGAGATCCTGCGCCGCCTCGGCCGGGAAACGGGAGGATGA
- a CDS encoding CoA-transferase subunit beta, with product MSATRAEIAVVAVAELFRGDGEIVASPMGLIPQLGAKLARLTFEPDLLMSDGEAYLVTTGGVVEGWQPFRKMLDTIVPHGRRHVVMGANQIDRYGNQNISAIGDHAHPKKQLLGVRGAPGNTVNHRTSYWVPRHSTRVFVDTVDVVSGVGYDNAAKAGPSAGKYHDVHRVVTDLGVFDFGGPGHAMRALSLHPGVTRDEVAAATTFELDFTGTGTSREPTDEELRLIRAVLDPRGSRDKEVPA from the coding sequence ATGAGCGCGACCCGGGCCGAGATCGCCGTCGTGGCGGTGGCCGAGCTGTTCCGCGGTGACGGCGAGATCGTCGCGAGCCCGATGGGCCTGATCCCGCAGCTGGGCGCGAAACTCGCCCGGCTGACGTTCGAGCCGGACCTGCTGATGTCCGACGGCGAGGCGTACCTCGTCACCACCGGCGGCGTCGTGGAAGGCTGGCAGCCGTTCCGGAAGATGCTGGACACGATCGTGCCGCACGGACGGCGGCACGTCGTGATGGGCGCGAACCAGATCGACCGGTACGGCAACCAGAACATCTCGGCCATCGGCGACCACGCGCACCCGAAGAAGCAGCTCCTCGGCGTGCGCGGCGCGCCGGGCAACACGGTCAACCACCGCACCAGCTACTGGGTGCCGCGCCACTCCACGCGGGTGTTCGTGGACACCGTGGACGTCGTGTCCGGTGTCGGCTACGACAACGCCGCCAAGGCCGGGCCGTCGGCCGGGAAGTACCACGACGTCCACCGCGTGGTGACCGACCTCGGCGTGTTCGACTTCGGCGGTCCCGGCCACGCGATGCGGGCGCTGTCGCTGCACCCCGGCGTCACCCGCGACGAGGTGGCGGCCGCGACGACGTTCGAACTCGACTTCACCGGTACCGGGACCAGCCGGGAGCCCACCGACGAGGAACTGCGGCTCATCCGTGCAGTACTCGACCCCCGGGGTTCGCGCGACAAGGAAGTTCCCGCGTGA
- a CDS encoding CoA transferase subunit A: MADKRTTADEVAAELTDGMTIGIGGWGSRRKPMALVRAILRTPVKDLTVVSYGGPDVGLLCAAGKVKRVVFGFVTLDSIPFDPWFGRARETGSIAVTEYDEGMFAAALSAAAQRLPFLPLRAGLGSEVMRVNPDLRTVRSPYADNEELVAVPAQHLDVALVHLNRADARGNAQYLGPDPYFDDLFCLAAGKRFVSVEKVVDTAELTAGGPVQSLLLNRGSVDGVVEAPRGAHFTTAVPDYGRDERFQRHYASCAKDPAAWPGFVDRFLSGDERTYLSEVDKFTAEAA; the protein is encoded by the coding sequence ATGGCCGATAAGCGCACCACCGCCGACGAGGTGGCGGCCGAGCTGACGGACGGCATGACCATCGGGATCGGCGGCTGGGGTTCACGGCGCAAGCCGATGGCGCTGGTCCGCGCGATCCTCCGCACCCCGGTGAAAGACCTGACCGTCGTCTCGTACGGCGGCCCGGACGTCGGTCTGCTCTGCGCCGCCGGCAAGGTCAAGCGGGTCGTGTTCGGGTTCGTGACGCTCGACTCGATCCCGTTCGACCCGTGGTTCGGCCGGGCCCGCGAAACGGGCAGCATCGCGGTCACGGAGTACGACGAGGGCATGTTCGCCGCGGCGCTTTCCGCGGCGGCGCAACGGCTTCCGTTCCTGCCGCTGCGCGCCGGGCTCGGCTCGGAAGTCATGCGCGTCAACCCGGACCTGCGGACCGTCCGCTCGCCGTACGCCGACAACGAAGAACTGGTCGCGGTGCCCGCGCAGCACCTCGACGTCGCGCTCGTGCACCTGAATCGCGCCGACGCGCGCGGCAACGCGCAGTACCTCGGCCCGGACCCGTACTTCGACGACCTGTTCTGCCTGGCGGCCGGGAAGCGGTTCGTGTCGGTGGAAAAAGTCGTGGACACGGCGGAGCTGACGGCGGGCGGGCCGGTGCAGTCGCTGCTGCTCAACCGGGGCAGCGTGGACGGCGTGGTCGAGGCGCCGCGCGGCGCGCACTTCACCACGGCGGTGCCGGACTACGGCCGGGACGAGCGGTTCCAGCGGCACTACGCGTCGTGCGCCAAGGACCCGGCGGCGTGGCCGGGGTTCGTGGACCGGTTCCTGTCCGGCGACGAGCGCACCTATCTGTCCGAAGTGGACAAGTTCACCGCGGAGGCGGCATGA
- a CDS encoding enoyl-CoA hydratase family protein, producing the protein MAILPKRDGHVEVVTVDFPPVNALPVQGWFDLADAITRAGRDPDVHVVVLRAEGRGFNAGVDIKEIQRSAGYDALVGANRGCHAAFGAVYDCAVPVVAAVHGFCLGGGIGLAGNADVIIAADDATFGVPEVERGALGAATHLARLVPQHLMRTLYFTARTITAAELHAHGSVYQVVPRAELDDAAMAVARDIAKKDPRVIRAAKEALNGIDTQQVHRSYRFEQGFTFELNLLGASDEAREEFLNGR; encoded by the coding sequence ATGGCGATTCTCCCGAAGCGCGACGGTCACGTCGAGGTCGTCACCGTCGACTTCCCGCCGGTCAACGCGCTGCCCGTGCAGGGCTGGTTCGACCTCGCCGACGCGATCACGCGAGCGGGCCGTGACCCGGACGTCCACGTCGTGGTCCTCCGCGCGGAAGGGCGCGGCTTCAACGCGGGTGTGGACATCAAGGAAATCCAGCGCAGCGCAGGATATGACGCGCTCGTCGGCGCGAACCGCGGCTGTCACGCGGCGTTCGGCGCGGTTTACGACTGCGCGGTGCCGGTGGTCGCGGCGGTGCACGGGTTCTGCCTCGGCGGCGGGATCGGCCTGGCCGGCAACGCCGACGTGATCATCGCCGCCGACGACGCGACGTTCGGCGTGCCGGAAGTCGAACGCGGGGCACTGGGCGCGGCGACCCACCTCGCCCGGCTGGTGCCGCAGCACCTCATGCGCACGCTGTACTTCACCGCCCGGACCATCACCGCCGCCGAGCTGCACGCGCACGGTTCCGTCTACCAGGTCGTGCCGCGCGCGGAGCTGGACGACGCGGCGATGGCCGTCGCCCGCGACATCGCGAAGAAGGACCCGCGGGTCATCCGGGCGGCGAAAGAGGCGCTGAACGGCATCGACACCCAGCAGGTGCACCGCAGCTACCGGTTCGAGCAGGGGTTCACCTTCGAGCTGAACTTGCTCGGCGCGTCCGACGAAGCCCGCGAGGAGTTCTTGAATGGCCGATAA
- a CDS encoding SDR family oxidoreductase, with the protein MSGLCQDRVVVVTGAGRGIGRAHALAFAAEGAPVVVNDVDADTTAQVVAEIEDRGGKAAAHTGDIADWAGAEALIGTALEHFGRLDVLVNNAGFVRDRMLVNLGEDEWDAVIRVHLKGHFAPLRHAAQHWRSEAKAGRAPDARVINTSSGAGLLGSVGQGNYSAAKAGIAGLTVVAAAELARYGVTVNAIAPAARTRMTEGVFAETMARPDDGFDAMAPENVSPLVVWLGSAESAHVTGRVFEVEGGKVALAQGWRHGPAVDKKNRWEPAELGPVVAGLLERAPEPEPVYGAS; encoded by the coding sequence GTGAGCGGGTTGTGCCAGGACCGGGTGGTCGTGGTGACGGGCGCCGGCCGCGGCATCGGGCGCGCGCACGCGCTCGCGTTCGCCGCCGAAGGCGCGCCGGTCGTGGTCAACGACGTGGACGCGGACACCACCGCGCAGGTCGTCGCGGAGATCGAGGACCGAGGCGGGAAAGCGGCCGCGCACACCGGCGACATCGCCGACTGGGCCGGAGCCGAGGCCCTGATCGGCACGGCGCTGGAGCACTTCGGCCGCTTGGACGTCCTGGTCAACAACGCCGGTTTCGTCCGCGACCGGATGCTGGTCAACCTCGGCGAGGACGAGTGGGACGCGGTGATCCGCGTGCACCTCAAAGGCCACTTCGCGCCGCTGCGGCACGCGGCGCAGCATTGGCGGTCCGAGGCGAAGGCCGGGCGGGCGCCGGACGCGCGCGTGATCAACACCAGTTCGGGCGCGGGCCTGCTCGGCAGCGTCGGGCAGGGCAACTACTCGGCGGCGAAGGCGGGGATCGCGGGGTTGACCGTCGTGGCGGCCGCCGAGCTGGCCCGCTACGGCGTCACCGTGAACGCCATCGCGCCGGCCGCGCGGACCCGGATGACCGAAGGCGTGTTCGCCGAAACCATGGCCCGGCCGGACGACGGGTTCGACGCGATGGCACCGGAGAACGTCTCGCCGCTGGTCGTCTGGCTGGGCAGTGCGGAGTCCGCGCACGTCACCGGCCGCGTCTTCGAGGTCGAGGGCGGCAAGGTGGCCCTGGCGCAGGGCTGGCGGCACGGCCCGGCCGTGGACAAGAAAAACCGCTGGGAGCCGGCCGAGCTCGGCCCGGTCGTGGCCGGCCTGCTCGAACGCGCCCCGGAACCCGAACCCGTCTACGGAGCGAGCTGA
- a CDS encoding SDR family oxidoreductase, with protein sequence MKTDLGLDGAVVLVTGGVRGVGRGITSVFLAHGAHVVTCARRAVPTEAEFAACDVRDEAQVAALVEGIVARHGRLDVVVNNAGGAPYAPAADASPRLHEKVVQLNLLAPLLVAQHANAVMQRQDGGGSIVMISSVSGTRASPGTAAYGAAKAGLDNLTASLAVEWAPKVRVNALDVGMVRTEQSHLHYGSEAAVEAVGRTVPLGRPAEPEEVGHCAAFLASGLASYVSGATLRVHGGGEVPAFLAAADVNHREDS encoded by the coding sequence GTGAAGACCGATCTGGGCCTCGACGGCGCCGTCGTGCTGGTCACCGGGGGTGTCCGTGGCGTGGGCCGGGGCATCACCTCCGTCTTCCTCGCCCACGGTGCCCACGTCGTCACCTGCGCTCGGCGCGCCGTTCCCACCGAAGCCGAGTTCGCCGCCTGCGACGTGCGGGACGAGGCCCAGGTCGCCGCGCTCGTCGAAGGGATCGTCGCGCGCCACGGACGTCTGGACGTCGTCGTCAACAACGCCGGCGGGGCGCCCTACGCCCCCGCGGCCGACGCCTCGCCGCGGTTGCACGAGAAGGTCGTCCAGCTCAACCTGCTCGCCCCGCTGCTGGTCGCGCAACATGCCAACGCCGTCATGCAACGCCAGGACGGCGGTGGCTCGATCGTGATGATCTCCAGCGTGAGCGGCACGCGCGCGTCCCCGGGGACGGCCGCCTACGGCGCGGCGAAGGCCGGGCTCGACAACCTGACCGCCAGCCTCGCCGTCGAGTGGGCGCCGAAGGTGCGGGTCAACGCGCTCGACGTCGGGATGGTGCGCACCGAGCAGTCCCACCTGCACTACGGCAGTGAGGCCGCCGTCGAGGCGGTCGGCAGGACCGTGCCGCTGGGACGGCCGGCCGAGCCCGAAGAAGTCGGGCACTGCGCCGCCTTCCTGGCCTCGGGCCTGGCTTCCTACGTCTCCGGCGCGACCTTGCGCGTGCACGGCGGGGGAGAGGTGCCGGCGTTCCTGGCGGCGGCGGACGTCAACCATCGGGAGGATTCGTGA
- a CDS encoding helix-turn-helix domain-containing protein: MPGDSARQPVPMPPEAFGRADLAALMRPAVPALVDWIVREVWRAVPVYARPGSYGRVTRHGVECAVALFVDLVEDPLAPRDRLYETCRRLGAGEAREGRTLDDLQAAYRAGTRAGWRWIMRLGRRHRLSSAVMARLAEMLFGYADELARMSIRGYREAQAEPDGARPALRRRLLRLMTGPVAVTDSVLAELAAAAGWVVPREVAAVALEPPVTPAWGPEVLADVEPPHPYLLVPAPVEAGTHFGGRAAVGPPVPPAAAAHSLRWARTSLRLVAQGVLPDVPVTWCAEHLTTLWLLCDVPLADQVARHELAPLAQFPDRTRRRLGETLLSWLENGGNSEKIAVDLSVHPQTVRYRVRQLKQAFGERLENPEARFAMQAALRASALRSRGA, encoded by the coding sequence GTGCCCGGCGACAGTGCACGGCAACCCGTTCCGATGCCGCCGGAGGCGTTCGGACGCGCGGACCTGGCCGCGCTGATGCGTCCGGCGGTACCCGCGTTGGTGGACTGGATCGTCCGGGAGGTGTGGCGGGCGGTCCCGGTGTACGCCCGGCCAGGCTCCTACGGGCGCGTCACCCGCCACGGCGTCGAGTGCGCCGTGGCGCTGTTCGTGGACCTGGTCGAGGACCCGCTGGCGCCGCGGGACCGGCTGTACGAGACGTGCCGGCGCCTCGGTGCCGGCGAAGCCCGCGAAGGCCGGACCCTGGACGACCTGCAGGCGGCCTACCGCGCCGGCACCCGCGCGGGCTGGCGCTGGATCATGCGGCTGGGCCGGCGGCACCGGCTGTCGTCGGCGGTGATGGCGCGGCTGGCGGAAATGCTGTTCGGCTACGCCGACGAGCTGGCCCGGATGTCGATCCGCGGGTACCGGGAGGCACAGGCGGAGCCGGACGGCGCCCGGCCGGCCCTGCGCCGCCGGTTGCTGCGGCTGATGACGGGCCCGGTGGCGGTGACGGACAGCGTCCTGGCCGAACTGGCGGCGGCGGCCGGCTGGGTGGTCCCGCGCGAGGTGGCGGCGGTGGCCCTCGAGCCACCGGTGACTCCGGCGTGGGGCCCGGAGGTGCTGGCCGACGTGGAACCGCCACACCCGTACCTGCTGGTACCGGCGCCGGTGGAAGCGGGGACGCACTTCGGCGGCCGGGCGGCGGTCGGCCCACCGGTCCCCCCGGCCGCGGCGGCGCATTCCCTGCGCTGGGCGCGGACGAGCCTGCGGCTGGTGGCGCAGGGCGTGCTGCCGGACGTCCCGGTGACGTGGTGCGCGGAGCACCTGACGACGTTGTGGCTGCTCTGCGACGTGCCGCTGGCCGACCAGGTGGCCCGCCACGAGCTGGCCCCGCTGGCCCAGTTCCCGGACCGCACCCGGCGGAGGCTGGGGGAGACGTTGCTGTCGTGGCTGGAGAACGGCGGCAATTCGGAGAAGATCGCGGTGGATCTGTCGGTGCACCCGCAGACGGTCCGCTACCGCGTGCGGCAGCTGAAGCAGGCGTTCGGGGAGCGGCTGGAGAATCCGGAGGCGCGGTTCGCGATGCAGGCGGCGCTGCGCGCTTCGGCGCTGCGGTCTCGGGGCGCGTGA
- a CDS encoding TetR/AcrR family transcriptional regulator, with translation MSRPSSPDRSSTRRSPAARPTDDELLDAARAVFAERGYAQATMGLIAERADSTKPTLYAHFGDKAALFRATVTREVAALRAWVLSAYETASGRPLEERVRLSVMAMFGYAGAHPDSFRMLFDSAVDEMSNERRALADTITAHVADRVREHLLAHGRTPGAGADLLAAMMVGLVGRAAMHVSHSPGADPIAAGELATGFVMAALRGLDPALLDHVDAGQCAR, from the coding sequence ATGAGCCGGCCGAGTTCCCCTGATCGATCCAGCACGCGCCGCAGCCCGGCCGCCCGGCCCACCGACGACGAACTGCTCGACGCCGCCCGCGCCGTGTTCGCCGAGCGCGGCTACGCCCAGGCGACCATGGGGCTCATCGCCGAGCGCGCCGACTCCACCAAGCCGACCCTCTACGCCCACTTCGGCGACAAGGCGGCCCTCTTCCGCGCCACGGTGACCCGCGAGGTCGCCGCGCTGCGGGCCTGGGTGCTCTCCGCCTACGAGACGGCGAGCGGGCGGCCGTTGGAGGAGCGCGTCCGGCTGTCGGTGATGGCCATGTTCGGCTACGCCGGCGCGCATCCGGACAGCTTCCGGATGCTGTTCGACTCGGCCGTCGACGAGATGTCGAACGAGCGGCGCGCGCTGGCCGACACGATCACCGCGCACGTCGCCGACCGGGTCCGCGAGCACCTGCTCGCCCACGGCCGCACGCCCGGCGCCGGCGCGGACCTGCTCGCCGCGATGATGGTGGGACTCGTCGGCCGGGCCGCGATGCACGTCTCCCATTCGCCCGGCGCCGACCCGATCGCCGCGGGCGAGCTGGCGACCGGGTTCGTGATGGCCGCCCTGCGCGGCCTGGACCCCGCCCTGCTGGACCACGTCGACGCCGGGCAGTGCGCCCGCTGA
- a CDS encoding cutinase family protein codes for MSRVPGNRLLSAATTVGLAALGLAVATAPPASAAPCADVDVPVARGTGEPGTLGVIVGDPVYQAVQNRLRPRSTSSYRVGYPADLGEPASVQKGNTDLVNHVKTQAAACPQQRFVLVGYSQGANVVDNSIGISSAGAVVGGPIVATIPDELAPRIAAVLLFGNPIRAIGRQVTGTYQSRTEDYCASGDPICQPGGLDILAHLSYGADAADAAGFAASQF; via the coding sequence ATGAGTCGCGTCCCCGGGAACCGCCTGCTCTCCGCCGCCACCACCGTCGGCCTCGCCGCGCTCGGCCTCGCCGTCGCCACCGCGCCGCCGGCGTCCGCCGCGCCGTGCGCCGACGTCGACGTCCCGGTCGCGCGCGGCACGGGCGAACCCGGCACGCTCGGCGTCATCGTCGGCGACCCGGTCTACCAGGCCGTGCAGAACCGGCTGCGGCCACGGTCGACGAGCAGCTACCGGGTCGGCTACCCGGCCGACCTCGGCGAGCCCGCGTCGGTGCAGAAAGGCAACACCGACCTCGTCAACCACGTGAAGACGCAGGCGGCGGCCTGCCCGCAGCAGCGGTTCGTGCTGGTCGGTTACTCGCAGGGCGCCAACGTGGTCGACAACTCGATCGGCATCAGCAGCGCCGGCGCCGTCGTCGGCGGCCCGATCGTCGCCACGATCCCGGACGAGCTGGCCCCGCGGATCGCCGCCGTACTCCTGTTCGGCAACCCGATCCGCGCGATCGGCCGCCAGGTCACCGGGACCTACCAGAGCCGCACCGAGGACTACTGCGCGTCAGGCGACCCGATCTGCCAACCGGGCGGCCTCGACATTCTCGCCCACCTCAGCTACGGCGCCGACGCCGCCGACGCGGCGGGCTTCGCGGCAAGCCAGTTCTGA
- a CDS encoding lipase family protein — MLPALLAVSLTALGVVAASPPAGAAAAPILPGPFDDSFYTPPSPLPAGKPGDVLRWRPSVPLLNVANADAWQVMYLSTDAQGHPDAVTGTILVPKGADPAAAPIVGYAVGTQGPAFKCTASKAMERGTLYDQPAINDSLSSGYAVAVTDYEGYSPATVPTYITGQSEGPAVIDSVRAAQNLPAARLAKTAKVIFQGYSQGGGASMWAGEKQPAYAPELNVVGVVAGGVPADLTEVAKGLDGYVGFGFLAFAAVGLDAAYPDLKLDSFLNDTGRQQLADAKKNACVAELLLNYSFKRISDYTTASPLDTPQWRARLAENKLGAHPPRVPVFQYHASIDEIVNTPQAEALHRTYCAAGVREQWQTYVADHATGILAGNADAHQWIVKRFAGDPAPANC; from the coding sequence ATGCTGCCCGCGCTGCTGGCCGTCTCCTTGACGGCGCTGGGTGTGGTGGCCGCGAGCCCGCCGGCCGGCGCGGCGGCGGCGCCGATCCTGCCCGGGCCGTTCGACGACTCGTTCTACACGCCGCCGTCGCCGCTGCCCGCCGGGAAGCCCGGCGACGTGCTGCGCTGGCGGCCGTCGGTGCCGTTGCTGAACGTCGCCAACGCCGACGCCTGGCAGGTCATGTACCTGTCGACCGACGCGCAGGGCCACCCGGACGCGGTGACCGGGACGATCCTGGTGCCGAAAGGCGCAGACCCGGCCGCGGCGCCGATCGTCGGGTACGCCGTCGGCACGCAGGGGCCGGCGTTCAAGTGCACGGCGTCCAAGGCGATGGAACGCGGCACCCTCTACGACCAGCCGGCCATCAACGACTCGCTGTCCAGCGGGTATGCCGTCGCGGTGACCGACTACGAGGGCTATTCGCCGGCGACCGTGCCGACGTACATCACCGGCCAGTCCGAAGGCCCCGCCGTCATCGACTCGGTGCGCGCGGCGCAGAACCTGCCCGCCGCGCGGCTGGCCAAGACCGCGAAGGTGATCTTCCAGGGCTACTCGCAGGGCGGCGGCGCCTCGATGTGGGCGGGGGAGAAGCAGCCGGCTTACGCGCCGGAGCTGAACGTCGTGGGCGTCGTCGCGGGTGGCGTCCCGGCCGATCTGACCGAGGTCGCGAAGGGCCTGGACGGTTATGTCGGTTTCGGGTTCCTGGCGTTCGCCGCGGTCGGGCTCGACGCCGCCTATCCGGATCTGAAACTCGATTCCTTCCTCAACGACACCGGGCGGCAGCAATTGGCGGACGCGAAGAAGAACGCCTGTGTCGCGGAACTGCTGCTGAATTATTCGTTCAAGAGGATCAGCGACTACACGACGGCCAGCCCGCTGGACACCCCGCAGTGGCGGGCGCGGCTGGCGGAGAACAAGCTGGGCGCGCACCCGCCGCGGGTGCCGGTGTTCCAGTACCACGCGAGCATCGACGAGATCGTCAACACCCCGCAGGCGGAGGCGCTGCACCGGACCTACTGCGCGGCCGGGGTCCGTGAGCAGTGGCAGACCTACGTCGCCGATCACGCCACGGGCATCCTCGCCGGCAACGCCGACGCCCACCAGTGGATCGTCAAACGCTTCGCCGGCGACCCGGCCCCCGCCAACTGCTGA